In Setaria italica strain Yugu1 chromosome I, Setaria_italica_v2.0, whole genome shotgun sequence, the genomic window GAGTAGTGAAGCTTCACATCTTTTACTCATTTTGTTTTTACATAAATTTCTGTATAACCTCAAGGGTTGAATCTATGGACATTTCAGCCACTGCTGCCCACTTTTTTCGTGAATATTCTTTATCCTGTTCAATGTCCTATGAGTCAGCAGCTTAATGCTTTTGACATTTCAGAACATAAATAAGATTCCAATTGGTGTTGATTCCTCTGGAAAAAGGAATTACCAACTCCATGATGCTTCAATAAGCAAGGTAATTAATTCTTCATTTGTGATGCAGATCTTTATCTCCTACATATGAGGTTCTGTGCAGTGTCACTTCCGTTTAAGAAAAGAGATTCTGTGCACTCATTTTTTCTTATATTAGGTCTCTTTATCAAGAAAcctccagaaattggttcttCTGTGCTACGGAAAGTTGATTGACACTGATAACCTTTCTCACAACTGTGGAACTCCTGCGTTACATTGTCTCTACCTAGATACATCTATCTTTTTCAACCGGTAATGACATAATCGTTTCATTGAATTTTACTTCCTTGTTCAGAAACCATATATTGTTGTTGTATGCCGACTTCTATACTAAAATCCACATTTAGTGCTAGAATTACCTTTCTTTTAATGGGCTCATTCACTCACTTTACAAACTACAATTCAGCTTTATAGACAGGTGCAAAAATATTCATTACTAATAACCCAAAACTATTTCATTACTAAATTTGTGCTTATTACTTTCATTTACTAAAGTTTGTATTTTATCATCCATAAATGCTGTAAAGAAAAAATGAGCTGCATCAGGTGTCCCAACAAGCATCAAGTATTCAAGATCTGGTTGAAGTTGTCCGTGCTTCCATATCTTTGATATCCAAACAATGGTCAAATGCCATGAATTTGTTTCATGAAAAATTTAGTGCGTTGCCCAATCTGATAGCTGCACACGGTATGATTGGTTTCTCTTGAACCATAACCATCAGGAAATCCGTACCTTCATTCTGTCTCCATAGTTGGAAGTTTCTAACGTGAAAATTTCTTTCTACTTACAGGAGCAGAATCTAGTTCTGAGGATGAGTTTCTGAGCCTTTTGTTTGGCACACGAACAAGTCCAGCACTTCACCAATTTTTAGCGAGTTCACTTGGTGAAGCGGTAATTGTTGCTACTACCGCAAACTCTGTAGCTTGTTTTCTGAGACAATCTGCCTAAATTGTCATTTCGTATGTGGGTAGGGTCTCAAGAGGATAGCCAAGGCTGTTGACAGTGCTGGAAGAGAAATTCGTGGCGTTGTCAGTGAGCATCTTCAGGTCAGCTACTACCTACCGATGCCTCAGAAACATGCACCTAGACTATTGTTTTCTAGTCTGAACTTCACATTGTTTTCTTTGCATTTTACTAGTTAAGGATGTTAAACTAGATTTTGTGCATGGAAATATAGCTAGTTACATGTTTCCCTAAATTCGTGGTCATCTCATTTCGCTGGACTACCATGTACTTTCCGGATACCTATACCTTTTATCTAGTTTCTGTTACAAAAACTGAACGTCTTGTTGTTTATGTTCTTTATTTACAGCCTGCAGTTGAGATTATTTCATTCAGACTCGCAGAATTAAGAGGCCTTGCAAGATGGCGTTCACGGTTTCAAATTATCGGGTTGGATGAAAAGCTTATCGATGGTGTAACTGAGAGTATAGGGATGCTAGTTGTTCAAGTTGAGCGCTTTTCAAGGGTTGCAGCTACTGTTCTTTATCTGGTaccttttattttccttctgCATATTTCCATGCATCCATTCAGATTTGGGTTGAAGTCCTACAACCTACCTAAAAATCGACCAATTTCTTTTGATGTTTAGAGTATGCTAAATAGTTTCATCTTATCACTGTTTAGAGTATTAGCCTGAACAAACATTCCTACAGTTGTCTGCCATTTGTTCCTGAATGTTTGTACAACCAATTACGGAGTATGTtccaattttatttttcctaAACACAGTTGTCTTATTATCTAGATACTGCTGATTTTGTGGCATCTTTGTGCATGTAGTATCTTCAAATCAAACTGTAGATTTTGATGCATCTAAGTGAATCTATAGTTGGCATTTGGCAATAGCATCTATGCATTGAATGTGCTTTTCTCAGTGACATTCTGTTTGATGTGAATTGTGTTTGTGCTATACCATGTGCTTCCATGGTCTATAGTTTCCTATATGCATTTATGGCTAGTGGTAATGTTATGTTTTGGGGGCTTATTCTATAATAACCACCATTTATTAATCTTTTTCCCAGTTTCAAAACTTCTTCACCTGGGTTTTAAAGTGTGTTAAGATATTATTAAATGAACCAACTGATCAAGTTCCAGCAGCAAACAGGTTAGTCTTGTTATGCCCTTGGTTCATAAATCATGGATCAATATTGTGTTATTAATTACCATGGTCTCATCCATTGTAGTGAACTTGTGGTGATTTTTTTGAAGTTCCTCCTTGATAAGGATCCAATCAAACAGCTACTTGAAGCTGACGAGAGAATTGACTGTGATATGTAAGCATTCCACTTTCTGACTTCTGTTTGCTGTATAAAAAGTATTATTaagtacttcctccattccaaaatgtaggtgttttagttttgtcctaagtcaaacttctctaactttgactaaagttttataaaaaaatattagcatCAATAATTCCAAATAAATGCACTATGATGACATATTTAACTAAACTAACTTGATTTTGTAGATATTGgtgcatttttctataaacttagtCAATGTTTATGTTAGAAATTTTTGACTTAcgacaaaactaaaacaaccacattttggaacggagggaatactaTTCACCCATAATTTTTGAATTTGATAATTCAAAACCTTCAGTTGGGCTAAATGTACATATGCACATTGTTATGTCATGACATGATCGGCATGTTGTACCATGAATTTTTTAAATGCTAGTTAACTCACAGGAATTACTTCTGAATTTCTCAAATTTAGTGTTCTTGTTTACAATTGGTGCCTTGGTGTTGGAAAATGCATTTTTCTCTGGAGCGAGTTATTGAAGATCTTGGAATATATGATCTATGAATCCGCTGTCCAAACCAGAGAAAGTGATCAAAGCGCACTCAATCACATGGAGCTGTTGTTTGCTCTTACATTTTTTTGTCATCATTATttagttatttttcttttgtgttgATGCTTTCCTGCATTTCTTATTTTTGTTCAACATGGTTTTTCAGGGATGCTGCAAGACATGTTGAGCAACTAGTAGTTTTTGGAGGATTTACAGACACCCAATTTTTGGAAAGGAGTTTGGTAAAACAATTCAATGAATTGGAAAATAGGTGACTCATTTTATCAGTCAGAAATCTGTACCATTTACATGTTCTACGTTTGCTTGAGATTGATATTCCATCTATCTGAATTATTTTGATTAAAATTGTTTGTTATTTGAACATTCAATATTTATCAGTCAAATCTTTGTATTTTCACTTTCCACAGAATAAACAATTTCAGATATGTTGCTTGTTGCTTAAACATAGCCGATCCTTGCCTTGGCTAAGAATTGTTTATGCTGTACTTACCATTTCTGTTGTCATCCACTTCAGCTTGAAGGAGGCTTTCTTGATGCCGTTTACCACTCTCTCTTCGCAAATACACTGTCAAGGATTGCTTCCTCTATACCCTGTTACATCATCAGATACCTTGTCTTCAACCTGTACACCGGCATCGATATCATCCTATAAGGTTTATGTTCGCCTCTGTGATTTTTGATACGTGTGTTAGCATCATGGTCATAAAGTAGATCATACTCATTATTTACTATCATGCCTGTCTGTAACTCCTGTACACACCTTGCATTAATTCAATGATCCCGTTCTTCATAATTTTTACTCATCATGACTTCAAAAAGCAGGATGAAGATTCACAGCATGAGGAATCCTCGTATAACTTGACTGACTATGTATGTTTCAAGATACCGGATGGATCATTAAATAAAAGAAATTGCATCGGTGTGATAAAGGACTCTGGTAACTGTTGTACTGCCCTCAGCATGGCGTCACTTTCAGGTTTTCTATTGCATATGCCTGATGAATATGAGTGTGTTGACCTGTCTCTTTATAAGGTACTCCCTGTTTGTGTTCAGAGGATATTCTACATTATTTGGCATAGCTTACAAAAATACCGATTACCCATTTTTAAAACAGGACAACCAAGTAATTTTACTACTGAGTGAAAGGTCTCATTCTGATAGCCCTGGAAGATCTTGGATGGTGATGCTGCAGACACAGAACTTTTCCTTTACGCCACTCTCAAGAACATCCCCTACAAATATTTACAGTCTGCAAAAATTGGTGGTAATAATTCTGTAAATGTTTATTCTACGTTTGATCTTCTGGCACATAGCAGCTAGTTCTTACAACTATATGTAATCATCAACCTGGTCTTCGAAACGGTGTACTGACAATGGTACTCATAATGTAACCTAACCTTATCTTTTCTGTTAAGAGGTAATATCTTTGCTCCTTTCCTGTCATGACACTTGTAGGCACTGGATCTCCAATTGGACACAGATTATGGGAAAGTTCGTAGCATACCTCACATCGTGTCTACTCCACTTGCAGTCAGTGGTATGTCGAGCATGAGCTTTCTATGTATGAATCTTAGCTGTTATTACATTATGGTGTGACTCCTGACGCTTGCTTCTCTGATTGTTTTATGCAGCATCAAGAGGAGTCGCTTGTGTCTTTTCATCTCGGAGGCATGCCTTGGTTTATATCcttgatgaagatgaggacgaGGACGGGGATGAAGTTTCTGATATGGAGTGATTGTTATCCAATTCCCGGCAGCCATTTCAGTGAATGTCATCATACCATATTAGTATGCTGGAAAAACAATGCAATAGCATTGTCTCCTGATCTTCATGTGCTGGAGGCAGGAGCCGGGAGATAGCAGCATGTACGGAAACTAACTTGCCTCTCGGAAACACTCGGTTTCACGACAAAGCAGTGAATGCTCTGGTTCTAAAGTTGCATCAGCGTGGTAGGAGGCCATGATGTGCTGCCACTTTTGGGGCTGAAACTATCAGCTGCAGGCTGTATGGTGTTGGGCTATCTGCAGAGCGAGCTTTGATGGTATCTTAATTTATAGCTGCTGCCCGTTTCCTGATCGTGTTGTGTAGCTTGTGTTGCAAGTGTAGATGTAATGTAACGCTAACGTGCAAAAGACTGTCCTGCTAATCTTGATGATCACTAGTGACATGTAAAACGATGAAAATTTTTAGTGAATTCATTTTTGTACCGTTAAAGCTGCTTTAACTGGGAAGTAAGTGTAAACTTTTTTCTTGATTCCAGTATGCTAATTTGCTTGGCATTTTTAAATATCTCGCTAGGACTTGATATGTACGTCTGTAGATCCCGCACCCTACCATTGGGTGATTTATGTAAAAGAAAAAACCCATGAGTGTGTCGCAATTTTGTTTTGGCGATTGGAGTATTATTTAGGGACTCGTTGCAACAACCGACGCGGTCGTGATTCCGAGTTAACAGATTCTAAATCCAACAGTCAACGGCATAGTATTTTAGCAGCAGCTTGCGATTGCACAACAAATTCACAGCGGTCTGTGCATCAACGTAATCTTGTACAAGTGACTGTAGGTTAGTTAGCTGGCATCTGACGTCATGATTTGCCCGTGCCAACCGTCACCTAGTACCAGAGCTGAAATGCTTTGTAGCGTGCTTTACTGCAGCGCCAAATTCGTGTTCATGTCAACCCATCTGCTAACGCAGATGAAACCATCTCGATCGTTTCTGCTAGCACCGGATCGGACGCAATGGCGGGCAGCAACTCGTGCAGCCGTTTCCAGTTGAGCAGCTGAAAGTCTCTGCTCGATGGTGTATTGCCTACGACGCGAACCCGCCATCTGGTCTGATCTTGAAATCCAAAGCAAAGATTTAAAACTgccgaaaaaagaaaaaaataaagccaAAAAAACTGCTGTATCGCCCGCATCACACCGGCCACCAGTCCCCCCTCTTTCGTTCCCAGATCTCCCCGCCCCGCAtctcgctcgctcgcccgcccgccggcgagggggcgcgcgccggccgccgccgccgcgatgtaCCTGGCGTACGGGTGGCCGCAGTCGATCCCTCTGGACCCGGACGACTCGGACCGCGTGGTCCTCCTCCGCGTCcttggccgcctcctcctcgccgtttGCCCCGCCTCGCTCCACCTCTGGTCCGCCGCCCAACACCgggtccgcctcgcccgcttcGACCGCTCCGCGGACTCCCTCGCCGCCCACGGCCAGAACGCGCACGCCGTGTGGAGCCCTGACGCCAAGACCGTCGCCGTCCTGGTCAGcccacctctctccctctcctcggTTGATCCGGCTTGCGCACTCCGGGCGCAGCAACTTACCGTGTTTGTATCTCTCTGCTTTGTGTAGACCTCCTCCTTCTACCTCCACATATACAGGGTTCAGCTCTCAGGGAAGCCACTGATCGTCGGTGGCAAGCAGCTCCCGGGGCTTTGCCTGGCCAGTATATCCCAAATCATCACCGAGAAGGTTCCTCTCGCCAATGGCGTTGCCATAACGTACCGTGTTCGCTTCTCCTAAGTCTTCATCTGCAGAATGAGGTGCACAACTCCTGCAGGGGAGCTGACTTGTGACTTTGATGTTGTGTTGCAGGAGCAATTTCGTATGTGATAGCAAAAGCATGCTCCTCGGATTATCCAATGGGCATGTGCAGGTCGTGTCCTGGAATGCTGAGGTACATGGAAATGCATGCTACTTTTGTTTCTTGTAAGTTACTGATTATTAGGTGTGAAACAGTTCTGCTGTACTCTCGTCCTACATGCTATGCTAAGTGTTGTCAATGTCTTTGTTGTTGCTTGCCAGTTCTCAGATAGCTTCAAGCTTGGTTGCTCTGTGTGTTCATCTGAGAAACCTACTGCTGTCATAGATGCGTTGGTGTTTGATCCTCCCAGTTTGCGAGAAAACTCTGATGCAAGGCCTGCTCCTTGCTGCACAGGCAATTCTTCTATTGTCCATGTTGAGCTGTCGGTGAAGCTAAGGTTGCTTGTTGCTTTGTACTCAGGCTGTCACATTGCCCTCTGTACTGTTGGTAAGAAGGGATTAAAGCAGCCTGGCAGCATCAGAGTGGAGAGATGGTTGAACACTGATGATGCAATGTGTACTTCTGTGGCTTCTGAGCAACAGATTCTTGCTGTAGGATGCAGCAGAGGTGTTGTTGAATTGTATGATCTAGCTGAGAACACACGTCATATACGAACAATTTCGTTATATGATTGGGGGTAAGTCTCACatcaaattttattttacataaGCTAGTAGGATAGGACCTGTAGTAGTTGTTACATTACATGGATACTTCTGGCTGACTGCTTAAATTTCTGGTAGTTGATTGCAAATTCTTGCTAATTTCTTAGAAAATCCTGCCAGGCAGGTTTTTTTGGATAAAAGTCTTTAACATCATGTTATCCTGTGTTTAGTATTGATCATTTCATTTTGCCTAGTGTTATCAAATGCTTAGCATTAATAAACCTTCTGTGGTTAAAGGTGTAACCATGTCAATTTACTCAGCACTACCTTTTGGTTATTCTATTGAAGTTGAGCCATAACTgctcttttttccttcttttcttggGTACAATATTTGTAGGTATTCAGTGGAAGATACTGGTCCTGTTGCCTGTATATCTTGGACGCCTGACAATTGCGCTTTTGCAGTTGGGTGGAAATTTAGAGGACTTACTGTATGGTCTGTGTCTGGATGCCGATTGATGTGTACTATTCGTCAAACTGGATCAAATTCTGCCTCATCTCCAATGGTGAAACCTAGTGCTCTAAAATTTGAGCCTCTAATGGGAGGGACATCACACATACAATGGGATGATAATGGATACAAGTTATTTGCTGTTGAGGAAAGCTTGTCAGAAAGGGTTCTTGCTTTCTCATTTGCCAAATGTTGCCTAAACAGAGGACTTTCAGGCACAACATATTCCCACCAGGTTCTTTATGGAGATGATCGAATCCTGTTGGTGCAACCGGATGatgctgatgaactgaagtTATTACACCTTAATGTTCCAGTTAAGTGTTAGTTTCCTCTCCTTTGATTTATTTGAGAGGTTAACAAGCTGTAAAATATGCTGTTTGATGATGCATGTTgtaataatatatatttttcgAAGCAGGTTTCCTACATTTCCCAGAACTGGCCAGTTCTACATGTAGTGGCGAGCAACGATGGTATGTACTTAGCAGTTGCTGGTTCTCATGGGCTAGTGCTGTATGATCTGCGAAATAAAAGGTGGCGTTTTTTTGGTGATGTTACACAAGAGCAAAAGATCCAATGCAAAGGCCTATTGTGGCTGGGAAAGATTGTTATTGTATGCAACTATGTTGAATCATCAAATACGTGAGTGTTCACTTTCATACCATCTTTGTTGCTATTCCTATCTTGTAACTCCCTTGAAGTTAAACATGGAACTCAATGTCTATATGGGAGTATTTATATGGGAGGTTCTTGCATTGAACTTTGTTTCCGGAAATACTAAATGAACTATGTTTTTCTGCTTATATGTCAAACTGTTGTGTTCAATATTTTATATTTCCTTAGTGCTCCTATTCCTTTCTAATCACAATATATTTTTCCTTCACTATGAATTGTTATTTGACATTTACCTATATCCGTGACATGTTTGTTTCTTTCGTCTCAGGTATGAGCTTCTCTTTTTCCCAAGATATCATCTTGATTATAGCTCCTTACTCTACCGGAAACCACTTCTTGGAAGGCCAATTGCCATGGATGTTTTCCAGAATTACATATTAGTTACCTACAGTCCATTTGATGTGCATATCTTCCATGTGGTGATATCGGGAGAACTGTCACCTGCTAGCAATCCGGTTTTACAGGTAATGTTCTTTATGAAAAAATTTCAATCTCAATTCAGAATGTGTTGCCAAATTCTCTCCATAAGTAGATATTTTTATTCTTTGTGAACAGCTTTCAACAGTACGAGAACTTTCAATCATGAGTCCAAAGAGCCCCCCTGTTTCAATGCGCTTCATTCCTGATCAAAATGACAAAGGAGCGCTGAAACAAAATGCTAGTGGATCTTCTGATCTTTTATCCGAGCAACCATCAAGGTACTTTTTACCCTAGATGTCACTCAATCCTTTTCTCCTTGGTTTTTATTGGGTTTTTTATGAAATCAGATGTTTGATCTTGCGGACCAATGGTGAACTTTCTGTGCTGGACATGGATGATGGACACGAACATGCACTCACAAATTCAGTTGAACTCTTTTGGGTCACCTGTTCACAATTCGAAGAGAAGGGTAGCCTTATTAAAGAGGTTTCATGGCTTGACTATGGTCATCGGGGTATGCAGGTTAGATTCCATCTTATTTCTTCTACATATTTACTCCACCATAGGTTGAtagttatatatttttttcaaatgtCCCTTTGTACCCTTTTACACAAAGCTGGTTGCAGGTATGGTATCCATCACATGGAGCAGATCCTTTTAAGCAAGAAGATTTCTTGCAGGTATAAGTTTCTGTCTCGAGATAGCTCTGAATCTGTTGAGTTTTGCCACCTTCCTTTTTTGGAATTTATTGTAGTCATAATGTTTTCATTCTCTGCTCTCCCTTTTTGTTTTGCGTTGAAGACCTTTTGATTATGATATTGACAGATAGTTGTACATGCTTCTCATGTGATTCTGTAGTTGGATCCTGAGCTTGAATTTGATCGTGAGGTGTATCCTCTTGGTCTTCTTCCAAATGTTGGTGTGGTCGTTGGTGTTTCTCAGAGAATGTCCTTCTCAACTGCTGAGTTTCCATGCTTTGAGCCTTCACCTCAAGCCCAAACAATATTGCATTGTTTATTACGACATCTACTTCAGGTAAAAGAAAATTATTACATCATGGAATTCTTTAACCGACGGTGCTATCATGAGCTAATCGCATCAAGTTTTGTTTTAAACTATTGGCATTAAATTTTTTCCTGTTGCCAATAAATTAACTCCTATGTGAATTGTTTAAACCAGAGGGACAAGATTGAAGAAGCTTTGCGCTTGGCGAATTTGTCAGCAGAAAAACCTCACTTTTCACACTGTTTAGAGTGGCTTCTGTTTACGGTATTCGATGCAGATATATCAAGGTATTTTGTTTCTAGCTTGCTATGTTCTGAAACAAAGGCACCATTGCTTTATAATGTTCCATCTATAATTTAGTGGCTTTGCTAGTTTGCACTCTGGTAACTCTTTTTGCTGAAATTTTATAGCACCATGTTTTAATTGCAGGCCAAGTGCTTCAAAGAACCAGGTTTTACAAAAAGTAAATTCTCCAAAGAAGTCTCTTCTTGAGAAGACATGCGACCTATTGCGGAATTTTCCTGAATATATGGATGTTGTAGTCAGTGTTGCTAGGAAAACAGATGGTCGACACTGGGCTGATCTTTTCTCTGCAGCCGGACGATCCACGGAGTAAGTTTTCAGCCCTTCTATTTGAACTAATGATATTCgtaaaattcaaatttccaaATAGTGATCTTTGATTTCTCCAGTCATCCTCCTAACTGTAGCAATTACAACATGTCCAATTTCATTGATGCATATGAGGTGTGCCTGTAGTTTGCATGTAGTTACACTGCCCACATCATCTCACTGATTCTATGTTGATTCTGTTCACTGACCCACAAGAGAGGTTGTTAAGGCTAGTCATTATGGGTTACTCTTGCAGAAAAAGAATCGCAGTTGTAATAGTCACTGCTGAGAAATTTAGAGAACTGCCTGGTTTCTTATTTTTGAGAGGACAGAGGATGCGTTTGGTTTCTGTTTGTCGGTTTTCATCAACTTTCAGTTATGCTTATAGCATAAGAATAACTAACATTATCACATTTTATTGATATACCAGGGTGTGAGCAGGGTTTGTATCCTTGAATAGGGCTAGCTTGAAATTACTAAGACAAGATCTTTATACAGTGTTTGCTTGCAAAGATTTCAAATCAAATACTTATGCTCTTAGTACAACCAATCTTTACCGTGTTTGTTTGCAAAGATTTCAAATCAAATACTTATGCTCTTAATACAACCAATATTTT contains:
- the LOC101758832 gene encoding anaphase-promoting complex subunit 4 isoform X1, yielding MEEASTAAAAATPFQLQFDKPIPFQTKMAEWNPEKDLLAMVTDDSKVLLHRFNWQRLWTISPGKCITSICWSPDGKIIALGTEDGFVLLHDVENGKMLRTIKSHDVAIVCLNWAEDDPLSRPDKDEFLSYEDRTTRFFPPAPVMPRIGGLSSGDTGLAEENEEAIPEFSSASCQRFNILCSGGKDGCVCFSIFGIFPVGKININKIPIGVDSSGKRNYQLHDASISKVSLSRNLQKLVLLCYGKLIDTDNLSHNCGTPALHCLYLDTSIFFNRKNELHQVSQQASSIQDLVEVVRASISLISKQWSNAMNLFHEKFSALPNLIAAHGAESSSEDEFLSLLFGTRTSPALHQFLASSLGEAGLKRIAKAVDSAGREIRGVVSEHLQPAVEIISFRLAELRGLARWRSRFQIIGLDEKLIDGVTESIGMLVVQVERFSRVAATVLYLFQNFFTWVLKCVKILLNEPTDQVPAANSELVVIFLKFLLDKDPIKQLLEADERIDCDMDAARHVEQLVVFGGFTDTQFLERSLVKQFNELENSLKEAFLMPFTTLSSQIHCQGLLPLYPVTSSDTLSSTCTPASISSYKDEDSQHEESSYNLTDYVCFKIPDGSLNKRNCIGVIKDSGNCCTALSMASLSGFLLHMPDEYECVDLSLYKDNQVILLLSERSHSDSPGRSWMVMLQTQNFSFTPLSRTSPTNIYSLQKLVALDLQLDTDYGKVRSIPHIVSTPLAVSASRGVACVFSSRRHALVYILDEDEDEDGDEVSDME
- the LOC101758832 gene encoding anaphase-promoting complex subunit 4 isoform X2; this translates as MLRTIKSHDVAIVCLNWAEDDPLSRPDKDEFLSYEDRTTRFFPPAPVMPRIGGLSSGDTGLAEENEEAIPEFSSASCQRFNILCSGGKDGCVCFSIFGIFPVGKININKIPIGVDSSGKRNYQLHDASISKVSLSRNLQKLVLLCYGKLIDTDNLSHNCGTPALHCLYLDTSIFFNRKNELHQVSQQASSIQDLVEVVRASISLISKQWSNAMNLFHEKFSALPNLIAAHGAESSSEDEFLSLLFGTRTSPALHQFLASSLGEAGLKRIAKAVDSAGREIRGVVSEHLQPAVEIISFRLAELRGLARWRSRFQIIGLDEKLIDGVTESIGMLVVQVERFSRVAATVLYLFQNFFTWVLKCVKILLNEPTDQVPAANSELVVIFLKFLLDKDPIKQLLEADERIDCDMDAARHVEQLVVFGGFTDTQFLERSLVKQFNELENSLKEAFLMPFTTLSSQIHCQGLLPLYPVTSSDTLSSTCTPASISSYKDEDSQHEESSYNLTDYVCFKIPDGSLNKRNCIGVIKDSGNCCTALSMASLSGFLLHMPDEYECVDLSLYKDNQVILLLSERSHSDSPGRSWMVMLQTQNFSFTPLSRTSPTNIYSLQKLVALDLQLDTDYGKVRSIPHIVSTPLAVSASRGVACVFSSRRHALVYILDEDEDEDGDEVSDME
- the LOC101759513 gene encoding guanine nucleotide exchange factor subunit Rich, whose product is MYLAYGWPQSIPLDPDDSDRVVLLRVLGRLLLAVCPASLHLWSAAQHRVRLARFDRSADSLAAHGQNAHAVWSPDAKTVAVLTSSFYLHIYRVQLSGKPLIVGGKQLPGLCLASISQIITEKVPLANGVAITSNFVCDSKSMLLGLSNGHVQVVSWNAEFSDSFKLGCSVCSSEKPTAVIDALVFDPPSLRENSDARPAPCCTGNSSIVHVELSVKLRLLVALYSGCHIALCTVGKKGLKQPGSIRVERWLNTDDAMCTSVASEQQILAVGCSRGVVELYDLAENTRHIRTISLYDWGYSVEDTGPVACISWTPDNCAFAVGWKFRGLTVWSVSGCRLMCTIRQTGSNSASSPMVKPSALKFEPLMGGTSHIQWDDNGYKLFAVEESLSERVLAFSFAKCCLNRGLSGTTYSHQVLYGDDRILLVQPDDADELKLLHLNVPVSYISQNWPVLHVVASNDGMYLAVAGSHGLVLYDLRNKRWRFFGDVTQEQKIQCKGLLWLGKIVIVCNYVESSNTYELLFFPRYHLDYSSLLYRKPLLGRPIAMDVFQNYILVTYSPFDVHIFHVVISGELSPASNPVLQLSTVRELSIMSPKSPPVSMRFIPDQNDKGALKQNASGSSDLLSEQPSRCLILRTNGELSVLDMDDGHEHALTNSVELFWVTCSQFEEKGSLIKEVSWLDYGHRGMQVWYPSHGADPFKQEDFLQLDPELEFDREVYPLGLLPNVGVVVGVSQRMSFSTAEFPCFEPSPQAQTILHCLLRHLLQRDKIEEALRLANLSAEKPHFSHCLEWLLFTVFDADISRPSASKNQVLQKVNSPKKSLLEKTCDLLRNFPEYMDVVVSVARKTDGRHWADLFSAAGRSTEMFEECFQRRWYRTAACYILVIAKLEGPAVSQYCALRLLQATLDESLYELAGELVRFLLRSGRDFENATSDSEKLSPRFLGYFLFRSPYKRQSSDLKSNSMKELSPHIASVMNILESHASYLMSGKELSKLVAFVKGTQFDLVEYLQRERLGSARLENFASALELIGQKLQMDTLQSRLDAEFLLAHMCSVKFKEWIVVLATLLRRAEVLVDLFRHDLRLWKAYSITLQSHDVFREYLDLLNMLEEQLSSVSGLTLQNGPLS